One Streptomyces sp. NBC_01210 genomic region harbors:
- a CDS encoding TIGR02391 family protein codes for MNFTYLPPVPAEQIRQLPTRDVALLLAQHLASSSTPLLQFDGLIGSARQAFQNEPDAHALLHGLADAWAWLESRALLSRVPSQSEAFRRLSREGMELAKDPEGITRFQAHERLSGPLHPALEGTVRTNFSLGDYETACFAAMKAVEVAVRDASGLNSLVGVHLMRAAFQPHQNGKVGGALADAGAEGGEQEAASALFAGAMGAYKNPASHRTVDFDDPIEAAEIIQFADLLLRQVERTKRRQVEASA; via the coding sequence ATGAACTTCACCTACCTACCGCCCGTCCCGGCCGAGCAGATACGGCAGTTGCCCACCCGGGACGTCGCCCTCCTCCTCGCTCAGCACCTCGCGAGCAGCAGCACTCCGCTTCTGCAGTTCGACGGGCTGATTGGGTCGGCACGCCAGGCATTCCAGAACGAGCCGGACGCCCACGCGCTGTTGCACGGTCTGGCCGACGCCTGGGCGTGGCTTGAGTCGCGCGCGCTGCTGTCCCGTGTCCCTTCTCAGTCTGAAGCGTTCCGCCGGCTGTCGCGGGAGGGCATGGAGCTGGCCAAGGACCCGGAGGGCATCACGCGGTTCCAGGCCCACGAACGGCTCTCCGGTCCTCTCCACCCGGCTCTCGAAGGAACGGTGCGGACCAACTTCAGCCTTGGCGACTACGAGACGGCCTGCTTCGCCGCGATGAAGGCGGTCGAGGTCGCCGTCCGGGACGCCTCCGGCCTGAACTCCTTGGTCGGTGTGCACCTGATGCGCGCCGCGTTCCAGCCGCACCAGAACGGCAAGGTCGGTGGCGCGCTCGCCGATGCGGGGGCCGAGGGCGGTGAGCAGGAGGCAGCCTCCGCGCTGTTCGCCGGCGCCATGGGCGCCTACAAGAACCCCGCCAGCCACCGCACGGTCGACTTCGACGACCCGATCGAGGCTGCCGAGATCATCCAGTTCGCGGACCTGCTGCTGCGCCAGGTCGAGCGGACCAAGCGTCGCCAGGTCGAGGCGAGCGCGTAG
- a CDS encoding peptidase inhibitor family I36 protein translates to MIRNVMRAAVVAALAALPLTVPTSAPAKARAAQAAIECPGGYVCIYPEVNFGGQPWVRRAVDGGVKDLPAAIRDRGSSIRNNSDRTARVYEKRNYSGRWVCVTRSGGSIHDLRSYNLNDQTRSLKINRNDCG, encoded by the coding sequence ATGATCAGAAACGTGATGCGTGCCGCTGTGGTCGCCGCTCTGGCGGCCCTGCCTCTGACCGTGCCCACGTCGGCTCCCGCAAAGGCCCGTGCCGCGCAGGCCGCTATCGAGTGCCCTGGTGGCTATGTGTGCATCTACCCGGAGGTCAACTTCGGGGGCCAGCCCTGGGTGCGCCGCGCGGTCGACGGCGGCGTGAAGGACCTGCCCGCCGCGATCCGTGACCGCGGCAGCTCGATCCGCAACAACTCCGATCGCACCGCACGGGTTTACGAGAAGCGGAACTACTCGGGACGCTGGGTATGCGTGACCCGCAGCGGCGGCTCCATCCACGACCTGCGCTCCTACAACCTCAACGACCAGACCCGGTCTTTGAAAATCAACCGCAACGACTGCGGCTGA
- a CDS encoding helix-turn-helix domain-containing protein, translating to MFTPERLVLARKRRRMTLAALSRESGFSPQSITAFENARKNPSEETLSSLAAALSFPLSFFHAPPAPYMVPGAVSFRAPSKMSAAERDGALSCGSIAATLNHWFEEHFTLPKPDVPSYADLTPEAAADQVRGDWGLGEAPAPNMVHLLEAHGVRVFSLAPDCLEADAFSTTRHGTPYVLFNTRKTGERGRFDAAHELGHLVLHSGYQSPRGPKAEAAADAFASAFLMPRSGILAQQVNNASVERILSAKGRWGVSAMAFAYRLRTMRLLSEWRFQQTAKQLAQLGYRKGEPGSSMVRESSKLISKVFEALRADGTSINELAKAVHIFPEELSHYVFGLVPIGYKGGEQRTAPVRPSLSVVK from the coding sequence GTGTTTACCCCCGAAAGACTGGTACTCGCCCGAAAACGACGGCGCATGACCCTAGCGGCACTGTCCCGCGAATCGGGATTCTCGCCCCAAAGCATCACCGCCTTCGAGAACGCGCGCAAGAACCCGTCCGAGGAGACACTTTCCTCACTCGCCGCAGCCCTGAGCTTCCCCCTTTCGTTCTTCCACGCACCGCCAGCGCCGTACATGGTCCCCGGAGCCGTCAGCTTCCGCGCCCCCTCCAAAATGAGCGCAGCCGAGCGGGACGGCGCCCTCAGTTGCGGCTCCATCGCAGCTACCTTGAACCACTGGTTCGAAGAGCACTTCACGCTTCCCAAGCCAGACGTCCCCTCATACGCCGACCTCACCCCCGAAGCCGCAGCCGACCAAGTGCGCGGCGACTGGGGTCTCGGTGAAGCGCCGGCGCCGAACATGGTCCACCTTCTCGAAGCACACGGCGTGCGTGTCTTCTCCCTCGCTCCGGACTGCCTCGAAGCCGATGCCTTTTCCACCACCCGACACGGCACCCCCTACGTCCTGTTCAACACCCGCAAGACCGGCGAACGCGGACGCTTCGACGCTGCCCATGAACTCGGGCACCTTGTGCTCCACAGCGGCTACCAGTCCCCCCGCGGGCCGAAAGCCGAAGCCGCCGCAGACGCCTTTGCCTCCGCCTTCCTCATGCCGCGGTCCGGCATCCTTGCCCAGCAGGTCAACAACGCCAGCGTCGAACGTATTTTGAGCGCCAAGGGGCGCTGGGGCGTGTCCGCTATGGCCTTTGCCTACCGTCTCCGGACCATGAGACTGCTCTCTGAATGGCGTTTTCAGCAAACCGCGAAACAGCTGGCTCAACTCGGATACCGAAAGGGAGAGCCAGGCTCATCCATGGTCCGAGAGAGTAGCAAACTGATCTCGAAAGTATTCGAAGCCCTACGTGCCGACGGAACGTCCATCAATGAGCTCGCCAAAGCAGTCCACATTTTTCCCGAAGAGCTAAGCCACTACGTATTCGGCCTAGTGCCTATCGGATACAAGGGTGGCGAACAGCGAACAGCGCCTGTCCGACCGTCCCTATCTGTCGTCAAGTAG
- a CDS encoding NF041680 family putative transposase: MRSVTEPHSYEGRRVSLLQHDARHEAFDFTSHFREDFYGCLTRRGDTLFEVTDAMLCENGPVTSPVDLTLLAEHRRGHGALYDALNQGRVDADGLRKALAVLPQPKAADGRLVLAVDVSPWLRPDAPTSPDRLFCHVYGRSGRSSDQFIPGWPYSFVAALETGRTSWCQLLDAVRLGPDDDVAEVTARQVRRVVNDLIGRGQWEDGDPDILVVFDAGYDAPRMAYRLDGLPVEVLGRMRADRVMRRPTPSLKEYSLSYPQGGRPPRHGKEFRFARPDTWGEPDAETVQVTDRYGTAQAMAWDRIHPRLTTRSAWIDHDGELPIIEGTLIRLQVDHLPGGGDPLPVWLWSSKTGMTSEDVDLRWQAFLRRFDLEHTFRFVKQTLGWTRPRLRTPEAADRWTWLVIAAHTQLRLTREAAADLRRPWEKRAEPARLTPARVRRGFRNLRPHLHSPARAPKPSTPGPGRPLGSKNRRPATRYDVGKSTRRPESIAERNQLKAHKP, encoded by the coding sequence ATGCGTTCCGTCACAGAACCGCACTCATACGAAGGCCGCAGGGTGAGTCTGCTGCAGCACGATGCCCGGCACGAGGCATTCGACTTCACGTCCCACTTTCGGGAGGACTTCTACGGATGCCTGACCCGGCGCGGTGACACCTTGTTCGAAGTCACGGACGCGATGCTCTGCGAGAACGGGCCGGTGACCTCGCCGGTCGATCTGACGCTGCTGGCTGAACACCGGCGTGGGCACGGCGCGTTGTACGACGCGCTCAACCAGGGCCGCGTCGACGCGGACGGGCTGCGGAAGGCACTGGCCGTGCTGCCGCAGCCCAAGGCCGCCGACGGGCGCCTGGTCCTGGCGGTCGATGTCTCGCCGTGGCTGCGTCCGGACGCGCCGACCAGCCCGGACCGTCTGTTCTGCCACGTCTACGGACGCTCGGGACGCTCCAGTGACCAGTTCATTCCCGGCTGGCCCTACTCGTTCGTCGCCGCGCTGGAGACGGGCCGCACCTCGTGGTGCCAGCTGCTGGACGCGGTCCGCCTCGGCCCCGACGATGATGTCGCCGAGGTCACCGCCCGGCAGGTCCGCCGCGTCGTGAACGACTTGATCGGCCGGGGCCAGTGGGAGGACGGCGACCCGGACATCCTGGTCGTCTTCGACGCCGGCTACGACGCCCCGCGCATGGCCTACCGCCTCGACGGCCTGCCCGTCGAGGTGCTGGGACGGATGCGTGCGGACCGTGTCATGCGACGGCCGACACCCTCGCTCAAGGAGTACTCCCTGTCCTATCCCCAGGGCGGGCGACCGCCGAGGCACGGCAAGGAGTTCCGCTTCGCCAGGCCCGATACCTGGGGCGAGCCCGACGCGGAAACGGTGCAGGTCACCGACCGCTACGGCACCGCCCAGGCCATGGCCTGGGACCGCATCCACCCCAGGCTCACCACCCGCAGCGCGTGGATCGACCACGACGGCGAACTCCCCATCATCGAGGGCACCCTCATCCGCCTCCAGGTGGACCATCTGCCCGGCGGAGGTGACCCACTACCCGTCTGGCTGTGGTCCTCCAAGACCGGCATGACCAGCGAGGACGTCGACCTGCGATGGCAAGCGTTCTTGCGACGCTTCGATCTTGAACATACTTTCCGTTTCGTAAAGCAGACGCTCGGCTGGACCCGTCCCAGGCTCCGTACTCCCGAGGCCGCGGACCGGTGGACGTGGCTCGTGATCGCGGCACATACCCAGCTCCGGCTCACCCGCGAGGCCGCAGCCGATCTCCGCCGCCCCTGGGAGAAGCGGGCCGAGCCCGCCCGGCTCACCCCGGCCCGCGTCCGCCGGGGGTTCAGGAACCTCCGCCCTCACCTGCATAGTCCGGCCCGTGCACCCAAACCCTCAACTCCCGGCCCAGGACGCCCACTTGGCTCGAAGAACCGGCGACCCGCCACCCGTTACGACGTGGGCAAATCGACCAGGCGCCCTGAAAGCATCGCTGAACGTAATCAACTCAAAGCTCACAAACCATAA